A DNA window from Streptococcus mutans contains the following coding sequences:
- a CDS encoding DUF3165 family protein — protein MFYAIIAILLLMYYIFIAPKTIKNTMNMISVVGIIAFLMVLAGMTFIRIIQSPPEIFIGIGMIIVGYYALKDVLHLRTRPKNKR, from the coding sequence ATGTTTTATGCTATCATCGCTATTTTGCTTTTAATGTATTACATTTTTATTGCTCCTAAGACAATTAAAAATACCATGAACATGATTTCCGTGGTGGGAATTATCGCTTTCCTGATGGTCTTAGCAGGCATGACTTTTATTCGGATCATACAGTCACCACCTGAGATTTTTATTGGAATCGGTATGATTATTGTTGGTTATTATGCTTTGAAAGATGTTTTGCATTTACGAACGAGACCTAAAAATAAAAGATAA
- the typA gene encoding translational GTPase TypA, whose amino-acid sequence MTNFREDIRNVAIIAHVDHGKTTLVDELLKQSHTLDEHKKLEERAMDSNDLEKERGITILAKNTAVAYNGVRINIMDTPGHADFGGEVERIMKMVDGVVLVVDAYEGTMPQTRFVLKKALEQNLVPIVVVNKIDKPSARPAEVVDEVLELFIELGADDDQLEFPVVYASAINGTSSLSDEPADQEHTMAPVFDTIIEHIPAPIDNSDQPLQFQVSLLDYNDFVGRIGIGRVFRGSVKVGDQVTLSKLDGTTKNFRVTKLFGFFGLERREIKEAKAGDLIAVSGMEDIFVGETITPTDAVEPLPILHIDEPTLQMTFLANNSPFAGREGKFVTSRKVEERLLAELQTDVSLRVEATDSPDKWTVSGRGELHLSILIETMRREGYELQVSRPEVIIKEIDGIKCEPFERVQIDTPEEYQGAVIQSLSERKGEMLDMQATGNGQTRLIFLAPARGLIGYPTEFLSMTRGYGIMNHTFDKYMPVINAEIGGRHRGALVSIDTGKATTYSIMSIEERGTIFVNPGTEVYEGMIIGENARENDLTVNITKAKQMTNVRSATKDQTAVIKTPRILTLEESLEFLNDDEYMEVTPESIRLRKQILDKNARAKAAKKKKSAED is encoded by the coding sequence ATGACAAATTTTAGAGAAGATATTAGAAATGTTGCTATCATTGCCCACGTTGACCATGGGAAAACAACCCTTGTTGATGAGCTCTTAAAACAATCGCATACACTTGATGAGCATAAAAAATTAGAAGAACGTGCGATGGACTCTAATGATCTTGAAAAAGAGCGTGGGATTACTATTCTTGCAAAAAATACTGCTGTTGCCTACAATGGTGTACGTATTAACATTATGGACACACCAGGACATGCGGATTTTGGTGGAGAAGTAGAGCGTATCATGAAAATGGTTGACGGGGTTGTTCTTGTTGTTGATGCTTATGAAGGTACCATGCCGCAAACACGTTTTGTTTTGAAAAAAGCTTTGGAACAAAACTTGGTTCCAATCGTGGTGGTGAATAAGATTGACAAGCCATCAGCTCGTCCGGCAGAAGTTGTTGATGAAGTTCTTGAACTTTTCATTGAACTTGGAGCAGATGATGACCAGTTAGAGTTTCCAGTCGTTTACGCTTCGGCGATTAATGGAACTTCTTCATTATCAGATGAACCAGCGGATCAAGAACATACAATGGCACCCGTTTTTGATACTATTATTGAGCATATTCCAGCACCGATCGATAATTCAGATCAGCCACTTCAATTTCAAGTGTCTCTCCTTGATTATAACGACTTTGTTGGACGTATCGGTATTGGGCGAGTCTTCCGTGGTTCTGTTAAAGTCGGGGATCAAGTGACACTTTCTAAACTTGATGGTACAACAAAGAATTTTCGTGTTACAAAACTTTTCGGTTTCTTCGGCTTGGAACGTCGTGAGATTAAGGAAGCTAAGGCTGGCGATTTGATTGCTGTTTCAGGTATGGAAGATATCTTTGTTGGTGAAACGATTACACCAACTGATGCTGTAGAACCACTTCCTATTCTTCACATTGATGAGCCAACTCTGCAAATGACCTTTTTAGCTAACAATTCCCCTTTTGCAGGTCGTGAAGGTAAATTTGTAACCTCGCGTAAGGTAGAAGAGCGTTTGTTGGCAGAATTGCAAACAGATGTTTCCCTTCGTGTAGAAGCCACTGACTCACCAGATAAATGGACGGTTTCAGGCCGTGGGGAGTTACATCTGTCAATCCTTATTGAAACCATGCGCCGTGAAGGATATGAGCTGCAAGTATCGCGTCCAGAAGTTATTATCAAAGAAATTGATGGCATCAAATGTGAGCCATTTGAACGCGTGCAAATTGACACACCGGAAGAATACCAAGGTGCTGTTATCCAGTCCCTTTCAGAACGTAAAGGTGAAATGCTTGATATGCAAGCAACTGGTAATGGTCAAACGCGCCTTATATTTTTAGCACCAGCTCGAGGACTTATCGGCTACCCAACAGAATTCTTATCCATGACACGAGGTTATGGTATCATGAACCACACTTTTGACAAATATATGCCAGTTATCAATGCTGAAATCGGTGGTCGTCATCGTGGTGCCCTCGTTTCAATTGATACAGGTAAGGCAACGACTTATTCTATTATGTCTATTGAAGAACGTGGAACAATCTTCGTTAACCCAGGTACAGAAGTGTATGAAGGAATGATTATTGGAGAAAATGCACGCGAGAATGATTTGACAGTCAACATTACAAAGGCTAAGCAAATGACTAATGTGCGCTCTGCAACTAAGGATCAGACAGCAGTTATTAAGACGCCGCGTATTTTAACACTCGAAGAATCACTTGAGTTTCTGAATGATGATGAATACATGGAAGTAACACCTGAGTCCATTCGTTTACGTAAACAAATTCTTGATAAGAATGCGCGTGCTAAAGCGGCTAAGAAGAAAAAATCAGCTGAAGATTGA
- a CDS encoding rhodanese-like domain-containing protein has product MSIISIISWVIIFAFVAWFVWNYFRVRRAAQYISNAEFESMMRGAQIVDLRSPNEFRRKHILGARNLPSEQFKASVSALRKDKPVLLYDNTRGQLVARAVLTLKKAGYKDLYVLKNGLDNWNGKVKEKN; this is encoded by the coding sequence ATGTCAATTATCTCTATCATTTCATGGGTTATTATCTTTGCCTTTGTGGCTTGGTTTGTTTGGAATTATTTTCGTGTTCGCCGTGCTGCCCAGTATATCTCAAATGCTGAATTTGAAAGCATGATGAGAGGCGCACAAATTGTTGATTTGCGTTCTCCCAATGAGTTTCGTCGTAAGCATATCTTAGGGGCTCGTAATCTTCCCTCTGAACAATTCAAAGCATCTGTTTCAGCTCTTCGCAAAGATAAACCGGTTTTATTGTATGATAATACTCGTGGACAGCTGGTTGCTCGCGCTGTTTTAACTTTGAAAAAGGCAGGTTATAAAGATCTTTATGTCCTTAAAAATGGTTTAGATAATTGGAATGGAAAAGTAAAAGAGAAGAATTAG
- a CDS encoding ROK family glucokinase: MAKKLLGIDLGGTSIKFGILTLDGQVQEKWAIETNILEDGKHIVPDIVSSIKHRLGLYNLTKEDFVGIGMGSPGAVDRNLKTVTGAFNLNWAATQEVGTIIEAELGIPFAIDNDANVAALGERWVGAGNNNPDVVFVTLGTGVGGGIIADGNLIHGVAGAGGEIGHIIVEPDTGFECTCGNKGCLETVASATGVVRVARHLAEEYEGISSIKAGIDNGDDVSSKDIFVAAQAGDKFANSVVEKVTFYLGLATANISNILNPNTVVVGGGVSAAGEFLRSHIESYFKLYAFPQVKQSTKIKIAELGNDAGIIGAASLAHQFLES; the protein is encoded by the coding sequence ATGGCTAAGAAACTTTTAGGGATTGATCTTGGTGGAACAAGTATTAAATTTGGGATTTTAACTTTAGATGGACAAGTTCAGGAGAAATGGGCTATTGAAACCAATATTTTGGAAGATGGGAAACATATTGTTCCAGATATTGTGTCCTCTATCAAGCATCGTTTGGGACTCTATAATTTAACTAAGGAGGATTTTGTTGGTATTGGAATGGGATCTCCTGGAGCTGTGGATCGTAATCTAAAGACTGTTACAGGTGCTTTTAATCTTAATTGGGCTGCTACCCAAGAGGTAGGAACAATAATTGAAGCAGAATTGGGGATACCATTTGCTATTGATAATGATGCTAATGTTGCAGCACTTGGAGAACGCTGGGTTGGTGCGGGTAATAATAATCCTGATGTTGTCTTTGTAACACTTGGTACAGGTGTTGGCGGCGGCATTATTGCTGATGGCAATCTTATTCATGGAGTTGCTGGTGCAGGTGGTGAAATTGGACATATTATTGTTGAGCCGGATACTGGTTTTGAGTGTACCTGTGGCAATAAAGGCTGTCTTGAAACAGTGGCTTCAGCAACAGGTGTCGTCCGTGTTGCACGTCATTTAGCAGAAGAATATGAAGGAATTTCCAGTATTAAAGCGGGCATTGATAATGGTGATGATGTGAGCAGTAAGGATATTTTTGTTGCTGCACAGGCAGGTGATAAATTTGCAAACTCAGTTGTTGAGAAAGTTACTTTCTATCTAGGCCTTGCAACCGCCAATATCAGCAATATCCTTAATCCAAACACAGTTGTCGTTGGAGGTGGAGTATCAGCTGCTGGAGAATTCTTGCGCTCACATATTGAAAGTTATTTTAAATTGTATGCTTTTCCACAAGTGAAGCAATCTACAAAAATTAAAATTGCGGAATTAGGAAATGACGCTGGTATTATTGGGGCAGCCAGTCTTGCACATCAGTTTTTAGAAAGTTAA
- a CDS encoding YqgQ family protein yields the protein MKTLYDVQRLLKQFGIYVYLGKRLYDIEMMKIELERLYDNGLISKSDYLHAELILRREHRIEKERENG from the coding sequence ATGAAAACATTATATGATGTGCAGCGGCTGTTAAAACAATTTGGCATCTATGTTTATTTAGGTAAACGTCTTTATGATATTGAAATGATGAAAATTGAGTTAGAAAGACTCTATGATAATGGTTTGATTTCAAAGAGTGATTATCTACATGCTGAATTGATTTTACGCAGGGAGCACAGAATAGAAAAGGAAAGAGAAAATGGCTAA
- the dpr gene encoding DNA starvation/stationary phase protection protein, with translation MTNTITENIYASIIHQVEKKENSGNEKTKAVLNQAVADLSKAASIVHQVHWYMRGSGFLYLHPKMDELMDALNGHLDEISERLITIGGAPFSTLKEFDENSRLEETVGTWDKSITDHLKRLVQVYDYLSSLYQVGLDVTDEEGDAVSNDIFTAAQTEAQKTIWMLQAELGQAPGL, from the coding sequence ATGACGAATACAATTACTGAAAATATCTACGCTTCTATTATTCATCAAGTGGAGAAAAAAGAAAATTCAGGAAATGAAAAAACCAAGGCTGTACTTAATCAGGCTGTAGCGGATTTATCAAAAGCAGCTTCCATTGTTCACCAAGTCCATTGGTATATGCGTGGTTCAGGCTTCCTTTATCTGCATCCTAAAATGGATGAATTGATGGATGCCTTGAATGGTCATCTTGATGAGATTAGTGAACGCTTGATTACTATCGGTGGCGCTCCGTTTTCAACCTTGAAAGAATTTGATGAGAATTCCAGACTTGAAGAAACAGTTGGTACATGGGATAAATCAATAACTGATCATCTTAAACGCCTTGTTCAAGTTTATGATTACCTTTCAAGTCTTTATCAAGTAGGTCTTGATGTGACAGATGAGGAAGGTGATGCTGTTTCTAATGATATCTTTACAGCAGCTCAAACGGAAGCCCAAAAGACAATCTGGATGTTGCAGGCAGAGCTTGGGCAAGCTCCCGGTTTATAA
- a CDS encoding prepilin peptidase: MKLILFFMLGASLGSFFGLVVDRYPQKSIIFPRSHCNNCYNCLTMRDLIPIFSRIINKNSCRFCGYPIPLRYSLVELLCGLISTGFALDLLTTSQVCLLFMGVLLSLYDLQDQSYPLTLWIGFTFLLMFIYPLNLISLILFLFGIFAALKNINIGSGDFLYLATLALSLNLQQIIWIIQIASLLGILYSLLFQKHKEPFAFVPFLFLGHLIIIFSHLI; encoded by the coding sequence ATGAAACTTATTTTATTTTTTATGTTGGGAGCTTCTCTTGGCTCTTTCTTTGGCTTAGTTGTTGATCGTTACCCTCAGAAATCTATTATATTTCCTAGAAGCCATTGCAATAATTGCTATAACTGCTTAACCATGAGGGATCTTATCCCAATATTTTCACGAATCATCAACAAAAATTCTTGTCGCTTTTGCGGTTACCCTATTCCATTGCGTTATTCCTTGGTAGAATTACTCTGCGGACTGATTAGCACAGGTTTTGCTCTTGATTTATTAACCACTTCACAAGTATGTTTGCTCTTCATGGGAGTTCTTTTATCTCTTTATGATTTACAAGATCAGTCTTATCCTTTGACACTGTGGATAGGCTTTACTTTTCTCTTAATGTTTATCTATCCTCTTAACCTAATTAGCTTAATTCTTTTTCTATTTGGTATTTTTGCTGCCCTCAAAAATATTAATATCGGAAGCGGTGATTTCCTCTATCTGGCTACTTTGGCACTTTCTCTTAATCTTCAGCAAATTATTTGGATTATTCAGATTGCCAGTTTATTAGGAATTCTTTACAGCCTGCTTTTTCAAAAGCACAAAGAACCTTTTGCTTTTGTTCCTTTCTTATTCTTGGGTCACCTCATTATCATTTTCTCTCACTTGATTTAA
- the trpA gene encoding tryptophan synthase subunit alpha, which translates to MTKTLTKHLQAIKAEGKGLFIPYIMAGDHDKGLDGLFDTISFLEAQGVSAIEIGIPWSDPVADGPVIELAGQRSLVKGTSLASIIARLQEKKTQVPLVIMTYFNPVFQYGVETFVADLQNTSVKGLIIPDLPHEQESFIKPYLENLDLALVPLVSLTTGLERQKELIEDAQGFVYAVAINGVTGKTGNYRDDLDKHLKHLTEIAQIPVLTGFGVSTLADIKRFSQVSDGVIVGSKIVKGLHEGMQEEIKDFIYAGSHYQK; encoded by the coding sequence ATGACAAAAACACTGACAAAACATTTACAAGCTATCAAGGCAGAAGGCAAAGGTCTTTTTATTCCTTATATTATGGCTGGGGATCATGATAAAGGTTTAGACGGTCTCTTTGATACCATTTCTTTTTTGGAAGCTCAAGGTGTATCAGCCATTGAAATTGGCATTCCATGGTCGGATCCTGTGGCAGATGGTCCTGTTATTGAATTGGCTGGCCAACGTAGTTTGGTAAAGGGGACATCGCTGGCAAGCATTATTGCTAGGTTACAGGAAAAGAAAACGCAAGTGCCACTTGTTATCATGACTTATTTTAATCCTGTTTTTCAGTATGGTGTTGAAACATTTGTTGCAGATTTGCAAAATACATCTGTCAAAGGATTGATTATTCCCGATTTACCTCATGAACAAGAAAGTTTTATCAAACCTTATCTGGAAAATTTAGATTTAGCTTTAGTTCCTTTAGTCAGCTTGACAACAGGTCTAGAACGTCAAAAGGAACTCATTGAAGATGCTCAAGGATTTGTCTACGCTGTTGCTATTAATGGTGTTACCGGAAAAACAGGGAATTATCGTGATGATTTGGATAAACATTTAAAACATTTGACAGAAATTGCTCAAATCCCTGTTTTAACTGGATTTGGTGTATCAACTTTAGCAGATATTAAGCGCTTTAGCCAAGTATCAGATGGTGTCATTGTTGGTTCAAAAATTGTCAAGGGATTACATGAAGGAATGCAAGAAGAAATAAAAGATTTCATTTATGCAGGAAGCCATTATCAAAAATAA
- the trpB gene encoding tryptophan synthase subunit beta, which produces MTYNQPNNNGFYGNFGGQFIPETLMTAVIELNEAYREAKADPSFHEELDALLKDYVGRETPLYFAKRLTDYIGGAKIYLKREDLNHTGAHKINNALGQVLLAKRMGKNKIIAETGAGQHGVATATAAALFDMECTIYMGEEDVKRQALNVFRMELLGAKVHSVTDGSRVLKDAVNAALRAWVTNIEDTHYVMGSALGPAPFPEIVRDFQSVIGREAKRQFATVSNGQLPDAVLACIGGGSNAIGLFYPFVNDESVAMYGAEASGLGLDTDKHAATFAKGRPGVLHGALMDVLQDEHGQIMEAFSISAGLDYPGVGPEHCYFNEIGRATYDSITDEEALESFKLLSRLEGIIPALESSHAIALTQKVAKELGADKSIIVCLSGRGDKDVAQVKERLKQEAKEGK; this is translated from the coding sequence ATGACATATAATCAACCTAATAACAACGGTTTTTATGGTAATTTTGGAGGACAATTCATTCCTGAAACGCTGATGACAGCTGTTATTGAATTGAATGAGGCTTATCGTGAAGCCAAAGCTGATCCTAGTTTTCATGAAGAGTTAGATGCTCTCTTAAAAGATTATGTTGGTCGTGAAACTCCCTTGTACTTTGCTAAACGTTTGACGGATTATATTGGTGGTGCCAAAATTTATCTAAAACGTGAAGATCTTAATCATACAGGTGCACACAAAATCAATAATGCACTGGGGCAAGTTCTTTTAGCTAAGCGTATGGGGAAAAATAAGATTATCGCTGAAACAGGTGCAGGACAGCATGGTGTTGCAACAGCAACAGCAGCGGCTCTCTTTGATATGGAATGTACCATTTATATGGGGGAAGAAGATGTGAAACGTCAAGCTCTTAATGTCTTTCGGATGGAGCTATTAGGTGCTAAAGTGCATTCTGTTACGGATGGATCGCGTGTGCTTAAAGATGCAGTCAATGCAGCTTTGCGAGCATGGGTAACCAATATTGAGGATACCCATTATGTTATGGGATCTGCTCTTGGACCAGCTCCTTTCCCAGAAATTGTTCGTGATTTCCAATCGGTTATTGGCAGAGAAGCTAAACGTCAATTTGCGACAGTTTCAAATGGACAGCTGCCAGATGCAGTCTTAGCTTGTATCGGTGGCGGCTCCAATGCAATCGGACTCTTTTATCCTTTTGTCAACGATGAATCAGTTGCCATGTATGGTGCGGAAGCGTCAGGTTTAGGGCTTGATACCGATAAGCATGCGGCAACCTTTGCCAAAGGACGACCAGGTGTTTTACATGGTGCTCTTATGGATGTGCTGCAGGATGAGCATGGACAGATTATGGAAGCTTTCTCGATTTCCGCGGGCCTTGACTATCCAGGTGTTGGTCCTGAACACTGCTATTTCAATGAAATTGGACGTGCAACTTACGATTCTATTACGGATGAAGAAGCTCTGGAATCTTTCAAATTGCTATCTCGTCTGGAAGGCATTATTCCTGCATTAGAATCTAGTCATGCGATTGCTCTGACACAAAAAGTTGCGAAGGAACTAGGAGCGGATAAGTCCATTATTGTTTGCCTCTCAGGACGTGGTGATAAGGATGTGGCTCAGGTTAAAGAACGTCTTAAGCAGGAAGCAAAAGAAGGGAAGTAG
- a CDS encoding phosphoribosylanthranilate isomerase: MTKVKICGLSTQEAVTAAVSSGADYIGFVFAKSKRQVSLEQAQKLAKMIPEKVKKVGVFVSPTLEELKIAIKTVPLDLVQVHGDYDEDLQTDFSVPLIRAVQIKKGKENLTSKADYLLFDAPIAGSGETFDWQQLETEQLQKPFFIAGGLTSDNVKECIEHFAPYAVDVSSGVETNGRKDIEKIKRFIESVKK; this comes from the coding sequence TTGACAAAGGTTAAAATTTGCGGTCTATCAACACAAGAAGCGGTTACAGCAGCTGTTAGTAGTGGTGCAGACTATATCGGTTTTGTTTTTGCCAAAAGTAAACGCCAAGTCAGTCTAGAACAGGCTCAAAAATTAGCTAAAATGATTCCAGAAAAAGTTAAAAAGGTTGGTGTTTTTGTCAGTCCGACTTTGGAGGAATTAAAAATTGCTATAAAGACAGTTCCTCTTGATTTAGTACAGGTTCATGGTGACTATGATGAAGACTTGCAAACTGACTTTTCAGTTCCGCTTATCCGAGCTGTTCAAATTAAAAAAGGTAAAGAAAATTTGACAAGTAAAGCAGATTATCTGCTCTTTGATGCTCCCATAGCTGGCAGTGGTGAAACTTTTGATTGGCAACAGTTGGAGACAGAGCAGTTACAAAAGCCTTTCTTTATTGCAGGTGGACTAACAAGTGATAATGTCAAAGAATGTATTGAACATTTTGCTCCTTATGCTGTTGATGTGTCATCTGGTGTTGAAACAAATGGACGGAAAGATATAGAGAAAATTAAACGATTTATAGAAAGTGTGAAAAAATGA
- the trpC gene encoding indole-3-glycerol phosphate synthase TrpC, producing the protein MTKEFLPTILKQKQEELAGLIMEEVKPLRLTYRLFDFLKEHHDQLQIVAEVKKASPSMGDINLDVDIVKQAQMYEAAGAAMISVLTDQVFFKGNIDFLAEISGSVSIPTLAKDFIIDEKQIVRSRNAGATVILLIVAALPEKRLKELYDFAAGLGLEVLVETHNLSELEIAHRIGAQIIGVNNRNLVTFEVDINTSLELSTHFRDDKVYISESGIFTGQDSKLVAPYFNAILVGTALMQADNVADKVKELAIDKG; encoded by the coding sequence TTGACTAAAGAGTTTTTACCTACTATTTTAAAGCAAAAACAAGAAGAGCTAGCTGGTCTAATTATGGAAGAAGTCAAACCGCTTCGCTTAACCTATCGTCTCTTTGATTTTTTAAAAGAGCATCATGACCAGTTGCAGATTGTTGCTGAAGTTAAAAAAGCTAGTCCCAGTATGGGAGACATCAACTTAGATGTTGACATTGTCAAACAAGCCCAAATGTATGAAGCCGCTGGAGCTGCTATGATTTCTGTTTTGACAGATCAGGTTTTTTTCAAGGGAAATATTGATTTTTTGGCTGAGATATCTGGCAGTGTCAGTATTCCGACCTTGGCTAAAGATTTTATTATTGATGAGAAGCAGATTGTTCGTAGCCGTAATGCTGGTGCGACTGTTATTTTGCTCATTGTGGCCGCTTTACCAGAGAAGAGACTGAAGGAATTGTATGACTTTGCTGCAGGTTTAGGACTAGAAGTTTTAGTGGAGACCCATAATTTGTCTGAATTGGAAATAGCTCATCGTATTGGAGCACAGATTATCGGTGTCAATAATCGTAATCTTGTTACTTTTGAAGTAGATATCAATACCAGCTTGGAGTTATCTACCCATTTCCGAGATGATAAGGTTTATATTTCCGAATCAGGTATTTTTACGGGACAGGACAGTAAACTCGTCGCTCCTTACTTTAATGCTATTCTTGTAGGAACGGCTCTCATGCAGGCAGATAATGTCGCTGATAAAGTAAAGGAGTTGGCTATTGACAAAGGTTAA
- the trpD gene encoding anthranilate phosphoribosyltransferase, whose translation MKDIFEKLAAQENLTEAEITAVAEKIFKGELSEAQIAAFLMALKIKGETPEEILGLVKTIKKNAAVIPSQTSDAMDNCGTGGDKSFSFNISTTCSFVLAAGGIHIAKHGNRSISSKSGSADVLEELGINVVLAPEKLAQVLDETGIVFLFAQKMHPAMRYISPARQALGIPTVMNLIGPLTHPMDLETQLLGLYQADLQDDLAQVLKLLGRKRAVIITGPDNMDEAALYGKNHYTLLDNGQISQGSFTFEDFDMPKVTLEDIKGGDAKENAQILVSVLKNEPSPYLETTLLNAGLGFYANGKVDSIKEGIDLAREVIASGKAYAKLKALQEAQVD comes from the coding sequence ATGAAAGACATTTTTGAAAAATTAGCTGCTCAAGAAAATTTAACAGAAGCTGAAATAACAGCAGTTGCTGAAAAAATTTTTAAAGGAGAATTGTCAGAAGCACAAATAGCAGCCTTCTTGATGGCTTTGAAAATCAAGGGGGAAACACCGGAAGAAATTTTAGGTCTCGTTAAAACGATTAAAAAAAATGCAGCTGTTATTCCTAGCCAAACAAGCGATGCTATGGATAATTGTGGTACAGGTGGTGATAAGTCCTTTTCTTTCAATATTTCAACGACTTGTAGCTTTGTCCTCGCTGCTGGTGGCATCCATATTGCTAAGCATGGTAATCGTTCTATTTCTTCAAAATCAGGTTCAGCCGATGTCCTTGAAGAATTGGGAATCAATGTTGTCCTAGCTCCTGAAAAATTGGCCCAAGTTCTAGATGAGACAGGTATTGTCTTTCTCTTTGCTCAAAAGATGCATCCAGCCATGCGTTATATTTCACCGGCTAGACAGGCCTTAGGTATTCCAACGGTCATGAATCTTATTGGGCCACTGACACACCCCATGGATTTGGAAACGCAGCTGTTGGGCCTTTATCAGGCGGACTTACAAGATGATTTAGCTCAAGTTCTTAAACTTCTTGGTCGCAAACGTGCAGTTATTATCACTGGACCAGATAATATGGATGAAGCAGCACTTTATGGTAAAAATCATTATACTCTGTTGGATAATGGTCAGATTTCACAAGGTAGTTTCACTTTTGAAGATTTTGACATGCCAAAAGTTACGCTTGAGGATATCAAGGGTGGTGATGCTAAAGAAAATGCTCAAATCCTTGTTAGTGTTCTCAAAAATGAACCTAGTCCTTATTTAGAGACAACGCTTTTAAATGCTGGTCTTGGTTTTTATGCTAATGGTAAGGTGGATTCGATTAAAGAAGGCATTGACCTAGCACGTGAAGTCATTGCATCAGGCAAGGCTTATGCTAAATTAAAGGCATTACAGGAGGCGCAAGTTGACTAA
- a CDS encoding aminodeoxychorismate/anthranilate synthase component II, which produces MILLIDNYDSFTYNLAQFIGHFTEVKVLRNDDADLYETAQEADGLVFSPGPGWPADAGRMEALIKDFTGEKPILGVCLGHQAIAESFGGKLGLAHQVMHGKQSQMAITKSSPIFKELAEKLEIMRYHSIVVDKLPEDFEVTSRTVDDGEIMAIQHKTLPIYGLQYHPESIGTPEGLKMIENFVRLVG; this is translated from the coding sequence ATGATTTTATTAATTGATAATTATGATTCTTTCACTTATAATTTGGCACAATTCATTGGTCATTTTACTGAAGTCAAGGTATTGAGAAATGATGATGCTGATCTTTATGAAACAGCTCAAGAGGCAGATGGTCTTGTCTTTTCACCGGGCCCCGGTTGGCCAGCTGATGCTGGAAGGATGGAAGCCTTGATTAAAGACTTTACAGGGGAAAAACCTATTTTGGGAGTTTGCTTAGGACACCAAGCCATTGCTGAAAGTTTTGGAGGGAAACTGGGATTAGCTCATCAAGTCATGCACGGCAAGCAAAGTCAGATGGCAATCACAAAATCGTCGCCAATTTTTAAAGAATTAGCAGAAAAACTCGAAATCATGCGCTATCATTCTATAGTAGTCGATAAGCTGCCAGAAGATTTTGAAGTAACGTCTAGAACAGTAGATGATGGCGAGATTATGGCTATTCAGCATAAGACGCTTCCGATCTATGGTTTACAATATCATCCAGAATCCATTGGCACACCTGAAGGATTAAAAATGATTGAGAATTTTGTAAGATTAGTCGGTTAG